The following proteins come from a genomic window of Deltaproteobacteria bacterium:
- a CDS encoding DUF4440 domain-containing protein, protein MSKAPSFTDALERVRVALAAMGTGNPQPYIDCWAVSDDATLFGAWGPIEKGYAQLSETFRWVGSRFGGGQLIPENTVVFTSGDLAYTVGFERGEFNIDGGTKQPMTIRVTHIYRRFGEDWQLVHRHADFPPAAQRKNGDAH, encoded by the coding sequence ATGTCAAAAGCACCCAGCTTCACAGATGCACTTGAGCGAGTCCGGGTCGCCCTCGCAGCTATGGGTACTGGCAATCCTCAGCCATACATCGATTGCTGGGCAGTATCTGATGATGCAACACTCTTCGGCGCCTGGGGACCTATTGAGAAAGGATATGCACAACTCTCGGAAACCTTTCGATGGGTCGGCAGCCGCTTCGGAGGTGGACAACTTATCCCGGAGAACACAGTTGTTTTCACTAGCGGTGATCTCGCTTACACGGTTGGCTTCGAGCGAGGGGAGTTCAACATTGATGGAGGGACGAAGCAGCCGATGACAATCCGTGTGACACATATTTACCGCAGATTTGGCGAAGACTGGCAATTGGTGCATCGCCATGCGGATTTTCCTCCAGCAGCTCAGAGGAAAAATGGCGATGCCCACTGA
- a CDS encoding DUF1329 domain-containing protein, whose amino-acid sequence MHTYISYQARCSCVVVFTVFVSLGLTCALPAFAQGVSKSWKTLEQLSADERVEIDLRNETPRDAEIPYLPAEPYPFTPPYTAEELGYLAFELDTLRPRFSHIWLSTVQSMTADGYILTTLKNNTAILYFPQDGVASLLRMPAGTQYMRAFSQFTSPPEQDGDQQLWFEYRTDHSFTKKQDRYLYRPGLRRIRRQPQPRRTDRFPYNAQSFDDLQGRDPWEFSWQILGTDVLHTTVRFPNTRTMVPITRQDGTVYEQETKALKVMGDTYPAYTADGGVECYVVESVPRPEWLPDYYCSKLIYWIDKKLFCPIRIEQYDQSGKLRMVAERLERNEYPEDGRRGYTPLVVLYWATDIDIMTAGFHDYHRKVNWLEDRWEAYFNPEFLRRGWFLSPYKSRAQVDYPDQFYLRPLLYRDKFPEHRRIELTPEVAARVAAQEEAGHMVFEVSGNGKE is encoded by the coding sequence ATGCATACATACATATCATACCAAGCACGATGCTCTTGTGTAGTAGTGTTCACGGTGTTCGTCAGCCTTGGATTGACCTGTGCGCTGCCTGCTTTTGCTCAAGGAGTGAGCAAAAGTTGGAAAACCCTAGAACAACTCTCGGCTGATGAACGGGTGGAAATTGACCTCCGGAACGAAACTCCACGTGATGCTGAGATCCCGTATCTTCCAGCCGAACCATACCCCTTCACGCCTCCATACACAGCGGAAGAACTCGGCTATCTCGCCTTTGAGCTCGATACCTTGCGTCCGCGTTTCTCACACATTTGGCTCAGCACCGTGCAAAGTATGACGGCCGATGGGTACATTCTCACCACCTTGAAGAACAACACGGCGATTCTTTATTTCCCCCAAGACGGAGTGGCGAGCCTGCTGCGTATGCCGGCAGGAACGCAGTACATGCGAGCGTTCTCGCAATTTACCAGTCCACCAGAACAGGATGGTGATCAACAGTTATGGTTCGAGTATCGCACCGACCATTCCTTCACTAAGAAGCAGGATCGTTATTTGTACCGACCTGGGCTGCGTCGTATCCGTCGTCAGCCCCAGCCACGCCGTACGGATCGGTTCCCATATAACGCGCAATCGTTTGATGACTTGCAGGGACGCGACCCGTGGGAGTTCTCCTGGCAGATTCTTGGCACTGATGTGCTGCACACTACCGTGCGCTTTCCCAACACACGGACGATGGTGCCGATCACGCGACAAGATGGCACTGTCTACGAACAGGAGACGAAAGCACTAAAAGTGATGGGAGATACGTATCCAGCCTACACAGCGGATGGTGGGGTGGAGTGTTATGTAGTGGAATCAGTGCCGCGACCAGAATGGCTGCCAGATTACTACTGCAGCAAGTTGATCTACTGGATCGATAAGAAATTATTTTGTCCCATCCGCATCGAGCAATATGACCAGAGTGGAAAACTCCGCATGGTTGCTGAACGCTTAGAGCGTAATGAATATCCCGAAGACGGTCGACGAGGATACACACCACTGGTGGTGCTCTACTGGGCGACAGATATCGATATTATGACTGCCGGGTTTCATGACTATCACCGTAAAGTGAATTGGCTCGAGGATCGCTGGGAGGCGTATTTCAATCCTGAATTTCTCCGGCGCGGCTGGTTTTTGAGCCCGTACAAAAGCCGCGCGCAAGTTGATTATCCTGATCAGTTCTATTTGCGTCCGTTGTTGTATCGTGACAAATTCCCTGAGCACCGGCGGATCGAACTGACTCCCGAAGTTGCTGCACGCGTTGCCGCGCAGGAAGAAGCGGGGCATATGGTTTTCGAGGTCAGTGGGAATGGGAAGGAGTGA
- a CDS encoding DUF309 domain-containing protein produces MHEKFTEAISLFNQREYFTCHQLLEDMWHDAEGDDRHFYEGLIRLATGMHLRVNRRIPQGAINLLKQGLMRLENYRPVYLTVDVARLYTDIESHLEEVKASKSPQAGFFERWRAPRIYFVS; encoded by the coding sequence ATGCATGAGAAATTCACAGAAGCAATTTCATTATTTAATCAACGTGAATACTTCACCTGCCACCAACTCCTGGAAGACATGTGGCATGATGCAGAAGGTGACGACCGTCATTTCTACGAAGGATTGATTCGGCTTGCAACCGGTATGCATCTGCGCGTTAACCGCCGCATCCCACAAGGCGCGATTAATCTCCTCAAGCAAGGCTTGATGCGTCTGGAAAATTACCGACCAGTGTATTTGACCGTTGATGTCGCACGGTTATACACCGACATCGAATCACATCTTGAGGAGGTCAAAGCCTCAAAGAGCCCACAAGCCGGGTTTTTCGAGCGCTGGCGTGCACCGCGGATATATTTTGTCAGTTAG
- a CDS encoding DUF4124 domain-containing protein, which translates to MGPRYLRCIALSLYNRKSQSILKEQSVRTLVVIACLSLPVLPVYAQDIYKWEDEKGVIHYGDKPPKAGAAPFLKDTAPFSTPGGQSATPETKEPSESSRGRRGRVQRPSLPSPSLRQPKAWVEYPNGTFWISGTMRNGGRGPCDAPAVEVAVIDELGRVSGRIELAAAPNGINKGEAAQFSGSYSVPIGDKMSWEATPRCGSTVGPIYGARKRGSLRIPHSRIVPSKKLKTY; encoded by the coding sequence ATGGGACCGCGATACTTGCGGTGTATTGCGCTCTCCCTTTATAACAGGAAGTCCCAGTCTATCTTGAAGGAGCAGAGCGTGAGAACACTTGTAGTGATCGCTTGTCTGAGCCTTCCCGTATTGCCGGTCTATGCCCAAGACATCTACAAATGGGAAGATGAGAAAGGGGTGATTCACTACGGAGATAAGCCCCCCAAAGCCGGAGCTGCGCCGTTCCTAAAAGATACTGCACCATTCTCAACGCCTGGTGGACAATCGGCAACGCCCGAGACGAAAGAGCCGTCTGAATCTTCACGCGGTAGGAGAGGGCGGGTGCAACGTCCAAGCTTACCCTCTCCAAGTTTACGCCAACCAAAGGCCTGGGTGGAATATCCGAACGGGACCTTCTGGATTTCAGGGACGATGCGCAATGGTGGCCGTGGGCCGTGTGATGCTCCGGCTGTGGAAGTTGCCGTGATCGATGAGTTAGGCAGAGTGAGTGGAAGGATCGAGTTGGCAGCCGCGCCGAATGGCATCAACAAAGGGGAAGCTGCGCAGTTTTCCGGGAGTTACTCCGTGCCGATTGGCGATAAAATGTCGTGGGAAGCGACTCCACGTTGTGGAAGTACCGTTGGACCCATTTATGGAGCGCGGAAACGTGGTTCGTTACGAATTCCCCATAGTCGCATCGTGCCCTCGAAGAAGTTGAAGACGTACTAA
- a CDS encoding branched-chain amino acid aminotransferase has product MATTIPVTRTTSPKAKPRDEELGFGRYFTDHMFLMDATADQGWHNPRVVPYGPLTLEPSAAVLHYSQEIFEGLKAYRSPRGTTLLFRPEKNAARLNHSCERMCMPKMDEEVFLSAIKSVVSVDRDWVPRAPGTSLYIRPAMIATEPFLGVRPSTSYLFFVILSPVGAYYAEGFNPVKILVEDHYVRAVRGGTGDAKTGGNYAASLAAAEEAHHKGYTQVLWLDGVERKYIEEVGSMNIAFIIDNELITPSLNGSTLAGITRDTVLQLARDWGIRVAERPISIDEVFTAAKNGRLSEVFGTGTAAVISPVCELAYKGEKLQIGDGKVGPIAQRLFDDISAIQRGLKPDPHGWMVEI; this is encoded by the coding sequence ATGGCAACGACAATTCCCGTCACCCGTACGACGAGTCCGAAGGCAAAGCCGCGCGATGAGGAACTCGGCTTTGGCCGTTATTTTACTGACCATATGTTCCTGATGGATGCCACTGCCGATCAAGGCTGGCATAATCCACGCGTCGTACCGTACGGACCATTGACGTTAGAACCCTCAGCCGCCGTGTTGCATTATAGCCAGGAAATTTTTGAAGGCTTGAAAGCCTACCGCTCCCCACGCGGAACAACTCTGCTCTTCCGCCCGGAGAAAAATGCCGCACGTCTGAATCATTCGTGTGAACGCATGTGCATGCCGAAGATGGATGAAGAAGTATTTTTATCAGCCATCAAAAGTGTCGTCTCGGTTGATCGCGATTGGGTGCCCCGCGCACCAGGCACCTCTTTGTATATTCGTCCAGCCATGATCGCCACCGAACCATTCTTAGGCGTGCGTCCGTCAACCAGCTATCTGTTCTTCGTCATCCTCTCGCCGGTTGGTGCGTATTATGCGGAAGGCTTTAACCCAGTGAAGATCCTAGTCGAAGATCACTATGTTCGCGCGGTGCGCGGTGGCACTGGCGATGCCAAAACTGGCGGCAATTATGCGGCCAGCTTAGCGGCTGCCGAAGAAGCGCATCACAAAGGGTATACCCAAGTCCTGTGGCTCGATGGGGTCGAGCGCAAATATATCGAAGAAGTCGGCTCGATGAACATTGCGTTCATCATCGATAATGAACTGATCACACCGTCACTCAATGGTTCGACCCTCGCCGGCATCACGCGTGACACCGTGTTACAACTAGCGCGCGATTGGGGCATTCGGGTTGCCGAACGTCCAATCAGCATTGATGAAGTCTTTACCGCAGCCAAGAATGGCCGTTTGAGTGAAGTATTTGGCACCGGCACAGCCGCGGTCATCTCACCTGTTTGTGAACTGGCCTACAAAGGAGAGAAACTCCAGATTGGTGACGGCAAGGTCGGACCGATCGCTCAGCGCCTGTTCGATGACATTTCCGCCATTCAGCGTGGCCTCAAGCCCGATCCGCATGGGTGGATGGTGGAGATCTAG
- a CDS encoding flavin reductase family protein — MDEAARKVALRMIPYGLQVLGAKEGDKITFATINWTTQVSFKPPLVVVGVKGDSGAHGMVKNGKVFSISFLGTGQKDQAFAFFKHVEPEGGKLGGFGYETGANTGCPILSDAPAWVECKVVGFHEYGDHTVVVGEVVEAGLKKQSDALTLKELNLNYGG, encoded by the coding sequence ATGGATGAAGCAGCAAGAAAGGTTGCACTTCGGATGATCCCGTACGGCTTACAGGTGTTAGGAGCGAAAGAGGGCGACAAAATTACCTTCGCCACAATCAACTGGACCACGCAGGTGTCGTTTAAGCCACCACTCGTCGTCGTTGGCGTGAAAGGCGACTCTGGTGCGCACGGCATGGTGAAGAACGGCAAAGTGTTCAGCATCAGTTTCCTGGGCACCGGCCAGAAAGATCAGGCGTTTGCGTTCTTCAAACACGTCGAGCCTGAAGGTGGCAAACTCGGTGGGTTCGGCTATGAGACCGGGGCCAATACCGGCTGCCCGATTCTCAGCGATGCGCCGGCGTGGGTTGAGTGCAAGGTCGTTGGCTTCCATGAATATGGCGATCACACCGTCGTGGTTGGTGAAGTGGTTGAGGCCGGACTAAAGAAGCAAAGCGACGCGCTGACGCTGAAAGAGTTGAATTTGAATTACGGCGGGTAG
- a CDS encoding methyl-accepting chemotaxis protein, with translation MKNLKIWQKLGLLVLVLLVPLVVVTHRLISAVNTLAIAFAQKEILGTQYSQAVRLLLEHLQQHRGITIAFVKGDQSFRKKLANKQQELATDIQKIDQLDTQLAAVLQTAQEWSQLKAQVEALLQVATELDAHQAYERHTQTITNILQFLTYIADTSNLILDPDLDSYYLMDAVVNQLPALAETIGQTRAIGITVTIQKTRSEEERTALLKRTMLAENRSTALQHALEKAVRYRPALRSQIEDAGNQASAVTQQFLTILDQQIINTPVITMNSSEYYDLSTQTIAATFAVYDRVMPVLAALLQARIDRQVHDLYKTLRWAVAGLSVVLLIGIFTIRDITRPLKTAVGVVEKIASGNLTTKVPLDGRRDEIGTLLVSFDLMSKKLSDMARVVEKIAARDLTTTIAPQSQADLLGHALAAMLQNLLDVTSRLHEGTIVLTKSTSQILASMTQLSESSAETATAVSQTVTTIEEVKQIANLTGQKAQAVSRQAQQTTSSAEAGEHAVEEAIVDMRSIREQMQSITHSVVHLGEQGQTIATIIQTVEALAEQSNLLAINAEIEAAKAGESGKGFAVVAQEVRTLANQSKQATTQVRTTLQELGKASVRAITVTETGAASVEKGMQQSIEAGEAIHQLAKSIADATQAFTIVSTASDQQVTGMEQVAQAMGTIKHHSTQHVEGVRQIEGAVRELHKLGQELQHLMRQYKLTTTPGEEQLS, from the coding sequence ATGAAGAACTTAAAAATCTGGCAAAAGCTGGGCCTTCTCGTCCTGGTCTTGCTTGTCCCTCTCGTTGTGGTCACCCACAGGTTGATCTCAGCAGTCAACACTTTGGCCATTGCCTTTGCCCAAAAGGAAATCTTGGGCACGCAATATAGTCAGGCTGTTCGTCTGCTCCTTGAGCATCTTCAGCAGCACCGAGGGATCACCATTGCCTTTGTCAAAGGTGACCAATCTTTTCGGAAAAAACTTGCTAACAAGCAACAAGAACTTGCCACCGACATACAAAAGATTGATCAGTTAGACACGCAACTCGCTGCCGTTTTGCAAACGGCACAGGAATGGTCGCAACTGAAAGCCCAGGTCGAAGCACTCCTGCAAGTCGCTACGGAACTCGATGCGCACCAAGCCTACGAGCGCCACACCCAGACGATCACCAACATCCTGCAATTTCTCACCTATATCGCTGACACATCAAATCTGATCCTCGACCCTGATCTGGACAGCTACTATTTAATGGATGCCGTAGTCAATCAGCTTCCTGCCCTGGCAGAGACAATTGGACAGACAAGAGCCATCGGTATTACTGTCACTATCCAGAAGACCCGGTCTGAGGAGGAACGCACTGCGCTTCTGAAGCGCACGATGTTAGCAGAAAATCGTTCCACGGCTTTGCAACACGCGCTCGAGAAAGCAGTCCGTTACCGTCCAGCCTTGCGCTCGCAGATTGAAGATGCAGGGAACCAGGCGTCCGCAGTCACCCAGCAGTTCCTCACTATCCTTGATCAGCAGATAATTAACACGCCGGTCATTACCATGAACTCGTCTGAGTATTATGACCTCTCGACCCAAACGATTGCGGCAACTTTTGCTGTGTATGATCGGGTCATGCCAGTATTAGCCGCCCTCTTACAGGCCCGGATCGATCGTCAGGTGCACGACTTGTACAAAACCTTACGGTGGGCCGTGGCTGGTCTCAGTGTCGTCTTGTTGATCGGTATTTTCACTATTCGCGACATTACCCGTCCACTCAAAACAGCGGTAGGTGTGGTGGAAAAGATTGCCAGCGGAAACCTGACCACCAAGGTTCCACTCGACGGACGACGCGATGAAATTGGCACCCTTCTCGTCTCATTTGACTTGATGAGTAAAAAACTCAGCGACATGGCACGCGTGGTCGAAAAAATTGCTGCCCGCGATTTAACCACGACAATAGCGCCACAATCACAGGCCGATCTGCTTGGCCATGCCCTAGCTGCGATGCTACAAAACCTGCTCGACGTGACCTCTCGCCTGCACGAGGGCACCATTGTCCTGACCAAATCGACAAGCCAGATCCTCGCCTCAATGACGCAACTTTCGGAGAGCAGTGCGGAAACAGCCACAGCGGTGAGCCAAACCGTAACCACGATCGAAGAAGTCAAACAAATAGCCAACCTCACCGGTCAAAAAGCTCAAGCCGTGTCGCGACAAGCCCAACAGACAACCTCCAGCGCCGAAGCTGGCGAGCATGCGGTCGAAGAGGCGATTGTCGATATGCGCTCCATCCGTGAACAAATGCAATCCATCACTCATAGTGTGGTTCATCTTGGCGAACAAGGGCAGACGATTGCGACGATTATCCAGACGGTCGAGGCGTTAGCGGAGCAGTCCAATCTCCTCGCCATTAACGCGGAAATTGAAGCCGCAAAGGCTGGGGAGTCGGGCAAAGGGTTCGCTGTCGTCGCTCAGGAAGTGCGAACGCTGGCGAATCAATCCAAGCAAGCCACCACGCAGGTCCGCACCACCCTACAAGAGCTTGGGAAGGCAAGTGTCAGAGCTATAACAGTGACAGAAACTGGGGCCGCTTCAGTTGAAAAAGGCATGCAACAATCAATTGAAGCCGGAGAAGCAATTCATCAGCTCGCCAAAAGCATTGCCGACGCCACCCAAGCGTTTACGATCGTCTCCACAGCGAGTGACCAGCAAGTGACCGGCATGGAACAGGTGGCACAGGCCATGGGAACGATCAAACATCATAGCACTCAGCACGTCGAAGGGGTGCGACAAATTGAAGGAGCCGTTCGTGAACTCCATAAGCTCGGACAAGAACTGCAACACTTGATGCGGCAATATAAGCTCACCACAACACCTGGAGAGGAACAACTCTCCTGA
- a CDS encoding Rieske 2Fe-2S domain-containing protein, whose protein sequence is MGNFVKVAQASEIAAGQVKCVEVGDKRIAIFNLDGTFHAMDEVCPHQAGPLSEGEIEGCVVTCPWHGWEFDITTGVNRDDPDTTLEKFAVKVDGDDILVEV, encoded by the coding sequence ATGGGTAATTTTGTCAAAGTGGCGCAGGCAAGTGAGATTGCCGCGGGGCAGGTCAAATGCGTGGAAGTCGGCGACAAACGCATCGCAATTTTCAATCTCGATGGAACATTTCACGCGATGGATGAGGTCTGCCCTCATCAAGCTGGCCCACTGAGTGAAGGCGAAATCGAAGGCTGTGTCGTTACCTGCCCCTGGCATGGTTGGGAGTTCGACATCACTACTGGTGTGAATCGTGATGATCCTGACACGACGCTAGAGAAGTTTGCGGTGAAAGTTGATGGGGATGATATTCTCGTGGAAGTGTGA
- a CDS encoding aminomethyl transferase family protein — protein sequence MTIPLSSWHRAHGATFINDRGIEMPEHFSDPLQEYQAVRDKAGLIDLSFRALVRMTGEDRVSFLQGMISNDVKVLKPGEGCAATLLTEQGRIVADLRVYALENALLLDVDTRMKEKMSEALSRFIIADDVELEDLSEQLVTFSLQGPMAAQVLSAAGVSLALDKSYQHLEATLAGTTVRVIRASETGEDGYELLVPVEQAEHCWTALLKAGEPCGLQPVGLAALHMLRVEAGIPWYGLDMDEGRIVLEVGLANAISFKKGCYLGQEVVERASARGHVNRKLSGLLLHGDLLPTNGTKLFHDAQEVGWVTSAVHSPRFGHPIALGYVRREHLTPGTQLRIDSPGTPMIAEVTTLPFSR from the coding sequence ATGACAATCCCATTGTCTTCTTGGCATCGCGCCCACGGTGCAACGTTCATCAACGATCGCGGCATTGAAATGCCAGAGCATTTCTCTGACCCATTGCAAGAATATCAAGCCGTGCGGGACAAGGCAGGGCTGATTGATCTGTCGTTTCGTGCGCTCGTGCGTATGACTGGCGAGGATCGCGTCTCGTTCCTGCAGGGAATGATCTCTAATGATGTCAAAGTGTTGAAACCTGGAGAAGGCTGTGCGGCGACGCTGCTCACGGAGCAAGGTCGCATTGTTGCCGATCTGCGAGTCTATGCGCTGGAGAATGCTCTGCTCCTCGATGTCGACACGCGTATGAAAGAGAAAATGAGCGAAGCGCTCTCGCGTTTCATCATTGCTGACGATGTCGAGCTGGAAGACCTCAGTGAACAGCTCGTGACATTTTCCCTGCAAGGCCCAATGGCGGCGCAGGTCCTGAGTGCTGCAGGCGTCTCGCTGGCGTTAGACAAATCATACCAACATCTAGAGGCCACGCTTGCTGGTACGACGGTTCGAGTGATTCGTGCAAGTGAGACCGGCGAGGACGGATACGAGCTCCTGGTTCCAGTTGAACAGGCCGAACACTGCTGGACGGCACTGCTGAAAGCCGGAGAACCGTGTGGTCTGCAACCAGTTGGGCTCGCGGCCTTGCACATGCTCCGTGTTGAGGCAGGAATTCCCTGGTATGGGCTCGATATGGACGAAGGGCGGATTGTTCTGGAGGTAGGCCTAGCCAATGCTATCAGTTTCAAAAAGGGCTGCTATTTAGGACAAGAGGTGGTTGAACGTGCCAGTGCTCGTGGACATGTCAATCGCAAACTCAGCGGACTGCTGCTACACGGTGACTTACTACCAACAAATGGCACCAAACTTTTTCATGACGCTCAAGAAGTGGGCTGGGTCACCAGTGCAGTGCACTCGCCACGGTTTGGACATCCGATCGCGCTCGGGTATGTGCGACGCGAGCATCTCACACCTGGTACGCAACTACGGATTGACAGCCCTGGAACGCCCATGATAGCGGAAGTAACAACGTTACCGTTCTCTCGGTAG
- a CDS encoding amidohydrolase — protein sequence MPTADLLLYGGRILTLSLTRPTAEAVAIADGKILSIGRERDLRILASSRTQKISCAGKTVIPGFIDPHLHLFSWASRICGVDVTSARSVADVQVLLKTGLSRLAPGQWLRGYSYDEFFLREKRHPTRQDLDTISTTQPIILRHRTGHAAVLNSAALQQAGIDRSFAPPAGGIVERDPTSNEPTGVVYELEKYLRTVIPPLSEAEFMAAVRQASEQLLQHGITSFHDASAGNTLEDYALFQRLHAEGILQSRATVMIGSDSLSDLLAQQVQPFSGDDRVRIGSIKIMLHEGGGEIYPPVEQLNEIVWQAHQHGFQVAFHAVEEGPICAALAAISSALQRQPRTGHRHRLEHCALCPPPFIEKLVETGTAVVTQPGFLHFYGEKYRSEIPTEQHDWLYRAKSLLTAGVPVAGSSDCPIAPLSPLMSLQTAMTRKTQEGKVLNEHEQLPINEALALFTSAGAWLSFEESYKGKIMPGMVADLAVLDGDLMKTSVEEIGRMTVEMAIVGGGEIKFKVQSSRFKV from the coding sequence ATGCCCACCGCTGACCTCCTCCTCTACGGAGGACGTATTCTTACTCTTTCGTTAACCCGCCCGACTGCTGAAGCGGTTGCGATTGCCGATGGGAAGATTCTCTCAATCGGCAGAGAACGCGACCTGCGCATCCTTGCCTCTTCACGCACTCAAAAGATTTCTTGTGCTGGCAAGACGGTCATTCCGGGTTTTATCGACCCACATTTGCATTTATTTTCCTGGGCGAGTCGAATCTGTGGCGTTGATGTCACCTCAGCACGGTCAGTTGCAGACGTGCAGGTACTCCTGAAGACGGGACTCTCTCGTTTAGCTCCAGGTCAGTGGCTGCGTGGCTACAGTTATGACGAGTTCTTCCTGAGAGAGAAACGTCACCCGACGCGACAGGATCTTGATACCATTTCGACGACCCAACCCATCATTCTGCGCCATCGCACCGGGCATGCAGCAGTATTAAATAGTGCGGCATTGCAACAAGCAGGGATTGATCGCTCGTTTGCACCACCCGCAGGTGGCATTGTCGAACGCGACCCGACCAGCAATGAACCGACCGGTGTGGTCTACGAACTAGAGAAGTATTTGCGAACGGTTATTCCGCCGTTGTCAGAGGCTGAATTCATGGCCGCAGTGCGGCAGGCAAGTGAGCAATTGCTGCAGCATGGCATCACATCGTTTCATGATGCCAGTGCTGGCAACACCTTAGAAGATTACGCGTTGTTTCAGCGTCTGCATGCTGAGGGCATTCTGCAATCGCGGGCAACGGTTATGATTGGCAGCGATTCCTTATCTGATCTACTTGCGCAACAGGTACAGCCCTTTTCTGGTGATGATCGAGTGCGTATAGGCAGCATAAAGATCATGCTGCATGAAGGTGGCGGAGAAATATATCCGCCAGTTGAACAACTTAATGAGATAGTCTGGCAAGCACATCAGCATGGATTTCAGGTTGCTTTCCATGCAGTTGAAGAAGGACCGATCTGCGCCGCGCTTGCAGCCATCAGCTCCGCGTTGCAACGCCAACCGCGCACCGGACATCGCCATCGCCTTGAACATTGCGCACTGTGCCCACCACCGTTTATCGAGAAGTTGGTCGAAACTGGCACTGCGGTGGTCACGCAACCTGGGTTTCTGCACTTTTATGGTGAGAAATATCGCTCTGAAATTCCCACAGAACAGCATGATTGGTTGTACCGAGCCAAGAGCTTACTGACGGCTGGCGTTCCGGTGGCTGGTAGCTCCGATTGTCCTATTGCGCCACTCTCTCCACTGATGAGCTTACAAACCGCCATGACGCGGAAGACACAAGAGGGCAAGGTGCTTAATGAACACGAACAACTGCCCATCAACGAAGCCCTGGCGCTCTTTACCAGTGCCGGTGCCTGGCTCAGTTTTGAAGAAAGTTATAAAGGGAAGATTATGCCAGGCATGGTTGCGGATCTGGCTGTTCTTGATGGCGATCTGATGAAGACTTCTGTCGAGGAGATTGGTCGCATGACAGTGGAGATGGCGATTGTGGGGGGGGGGGAGATTAAGTTCAAAGTTCAAAGTTCAAGGTTTAAGGTTTAA
- a CDS encoding enoyl-CoA hydratase/isomerase family protein, whose amino-acid sequence MPAVIYEKDGPLAMVSLNRPKMLNAYNVEMRDDLYEILCAVRDDPEVRVMILRGEGPAFSTGGDVSEFGSAPSPTKAREIRWRRNVWGTLLSLPQPTIAAVHGFTVGGGMEMALLCDITIAADDTIFFLPETGLGMIPGVGGTQTAPRAIGLGRALDMVLTGKRVTAEEARNIGLANRVVPRATLLTAAKTLAYTLAKYDPKALMLAKRAIRQGADVSLADGLLLEKRLFARLAQ is encoded by the coding sequence ATGCCCGCAGTCATATACGAAAAAGACGGTCCGCTCGCGATGGTCTCGCTCAATCGCCCAAAGATGCTTAACGCCTACAACGTTGAGATGCGTGACGATCTCTACGAGATTCTTTGTGCAGTGCGTGATGATCCCGAAGTCCGTGTCATGATCCTGCGCGGTGAGGGACCGGCCTTTTCTACGGGTGGCGATGTGTCGGAATTTGGTTCGGCGCCGTCACCAACCAAAGCGCGCGAGATTCGCTGGCGTCGCAATGTGTGGGGAACGTTACTGAGTCTGCCGCAACCAACTATCGCGGCAGTGCATGGCTTTACCGTCGGTGGTGGTATGGAAATGGCTCTCCTCTGTGATATTACCATCGCCGCTGACGATACCATTTTCTTCTTACCTGAGACGGGGTTAGGCATGATTCCGGGTGTCGGCGGGACACAGACTGCTCCGCGTGCCATTGGTCTCGGACGTGCGCTCGATATGGTTTTGACCGGGAAAAGAGTCACGGCTGAAGAAGCACGAAATATCGGTCTGGCCAACCGTGTTGTCCCTCGGGCTACCCTCTTGACGGCAGCCAAAACTCTAGCGTACACACTTGCGAAATATGATCCCAAGGCGTTGATGCTGGCCAAGCGAGCGATTCGTCAGGGAGCGGACGTGTCCTTGGCTGACGGTCTTTTGTTAGAGAAACGTCTCTTCGCCCGGCTCGCACAATAG